The proteins below are encoded in one region of Bremerella sp. P1:
- a CDS encoding DUF1501 domain-containing protein: protein MSKHHASRRNFLKMWASAGLGIAAPMTVPLLSHAQETAELPAYEGPYYIVFNAAGGWDTTYLMDPKGIDGINRLYEQGEILTEGNHRFAPTARHKQDGMSNEDFFAEFGQELLVFNGLDYSVNNHAPCSRYMATGKLDSLAYPTFAALVAACQGPACPLSFLTFGNYSATGNLVAMSRVPYLPSLKRIASADSIDGNERAPYHDDFALNRIEQALADKQRSLESQPVLPRRERAENILYAAQVNSKSLLRITPHIPKEIPKARLARQAEVALASFKAGVCVSANLSIGQFDSHANNDKDQMTLIPELLEGVAYVLRRAEELQIREKLVVIVQSEMGRTPNYNKGNGKDHWSIGSIMFIGPGIKGNRVLGATDDKQFAVPFDPKTLATSATEGVRIRPEHIHTSLRQYAKIFDHPHSQKFPLGVAEAEQLHGFWG from the coding sequence CTCCGATGACAGTCCCCTTGTTGTCACATGCTCAAGAGACAGCCGAGCTACCGGCCTACGAAGGTCCCTACTACATCGTCTTCAACGCTGCCGGAGGGTGGGATACGACTTACCTGATGGATCCCAAAGGGATCGATGGAATCAACCGTCTGTACGAACAAGGTGAGATCCTCACCGAAGGCAACCACCGGTTTGCTCCGACCGCCAGGCACAAGCAAGACGGGATGAGCAACGAAGATTTCTTTGCCGAGTTTGGCCAGGAACTGCTCGTCTTCAACGGGCTGGATTACTCTGTGAACAACCACGCGCCCTGTTCACGCTACATGGCGACGGGCAAACTCGATAGCCTTGCCTATCCCACGTTTGCCGCGCTGGTGGCTGCCTGTCAGGGACCCGCCTGTCCGCTTTCGTTTTTGACGTTCGGCAACTATTCGGCCACCGGCAACTTGGTTGCCATGTCGCGTGTCCCCTACCTGCCATCGCTGAAACGGATTGCGAGTGCGGACTCGATCGATGGAAATGAACGTGCTCCCTATCACGATGATTTCGCACTGAACCGAATCGAACAGGCACTTGCCGACAAGCAGCGTAGTCTTGAGTCGCAACCAGTACTGCCGCGTCGTGAACGGGCAGAGAACATCCTGTACGCGGCGCAAGTGAATTCAAAGTCGCTTCTCCGCATCACGCCCCACATTCCCAAAGAGATTCCCAAGGCTCGTCTCGCGCGGCAAGCCGAGGTGGCACTCGCGTCTTTCAAAGCCGGCGTTTGCGTTTCGGCAAATCTTTCGATTGGCCAGTTCGATAGTCACGCCAACAACGACAAGGATCAGATGACCCTGATCCCCGAGCTATTAGAGGGAGTCGCCTACGTCCTCCGTCGGGCTGAGGAACTGCAGATACGCGAGAAGCTGGTCGTGATTGTGCAGAGCGAAATGGGGCGGACACCCAACTACAACAAGGGGAATGGAAAGGATCACTGGTCGATTGGCTCGATCATGTTTATCGGCCCCGGAATCAAGGGAAACCGTGTTCTTGGTGCCACCGATGACAAACAGTTTGCCGTCCCTTTCGATCCAAAGACCCTCGCGACCAGTGCGACAGAAGGGGTTCGTATTCGCCCTGAGCATATTCACACCTCTCTGCGCCAATACGCCAAGATCTTCGATCATCCGCACAGTCAGAAGTTTCCCCTGGGGGTCGCTGAGGCGGAACAACTACATGGATTCTGGGGATGA